In one Serinus canaria isolate serCan28SL12 chromosome 2, serCan2020, whole genome shotgun sequence genomic region, the following are encoded:
- the DPH3 gene encoding diphthamide biosynthesis protein 3 → MAVFHDEVEIEDFEYDEETGTYSYPCPCGDRFLITREDLENGEDVATCPSCSLILRVIYDQEQFMRDEVVAEPLPNKELVKC, encoded by the exons ATGGCCGTGTTCCACGACGAGGTGGAGATCGAGGACTTCGAGTACGACGAGGAGACCGGGACCTACAGCTACCCGTGCCCCTGCGGGGACAGATTCCTCATCACGCGG GAGGACCTGGAGAACGGGGAGGACGTGGccacctgccccagctgctccctgatcCTGCGCGTCATTTACGACCAG GAGCAGTTCATGCGGGATGAAGTCGTGGCAGAACCTTTACCAAACAAGGAATTGGTCAAGTGCTGA